One genomic window of Moorella glycerini includes the following:
- the spoIIR gene encoding stage II sporulation protein R, with protein sequence MKRSILFFVLAGLLFLGGEAAWRGREVAVPAYNSHNLIRLHVIANSDTTADQELKRHVRDAVLASIGRSVAAAGDIGAARQLVSHNLAAITAAAEAQIRREGQNYTVRTEFGDFAFPTRAYGDITLPAGNYEAVRLVIGAGKGENWWCVLFPPLCLVDAAGKVTDAALTSRPVMAGEEGRAKIRVGWKILEIFQSSRHRLAGLWP encoded by the coding sequence TTGAAGAGGTCGATATTATTCTTTGTCCTGGCCGGCTTATTATTCCTCGGCGGGGAAGCGGCCTGGAGGGGCAGGGAGGTAGCGGTACCGGCCTATAACTCCCATAACTTAATCCGGCTCCACGTCATTGCCAACAGCGACACTACTGCCGACCAGGAATTGAAACGTCATGTCCGCGACGCCGTCCTGGCCAGTATCGGCCGGAGCGTGGCCGCAGCCGGGGATATTGGTGCCGCCAGGCAGCTGGTCAGTCATAACCTGGCCGCCATTACAGCTGCGGCCGAGGCGCAAATCCGGCGGGAAGGGCAAAATTATACCGTCAGGACGGAATTCGGTGACTTTGCTTTCCCCACCAGAGCTTACGGGGATATAACTCTCCCGGCAGGAAACTACGAAGCCGTCCGCCTGGTGATTGGCGCCGGTAAAGGGGAAAACTGGTGGTGCGTCCTGTTCCCGCCCCTGTGCCTGGTAGATGCCGCCGGTAAAGTAACTGATGCTGCCCTTACCAGCCGGCCGGTAATGGCCGGGGAGGAAGGGCGGGCAAAAATCCGGGTAGGATGGAAGATTTTAGAGATATTTCAATCCTCACGCCACCGCCTGGCGGGATTATGGCCTTAA
- a CDS encoding PRC-barrel domain-containing protein → MIRVTELRQREVINVIDGRRLGTIKDIDLDLEAGRVKALIVPGQGGRFFFFFGRDEDLIIPWENVVKVGIDVILVESYSCTAPVHREK, encoded by the coding sequence GTGATCCGGGTGACCGAACTGCGCCAGCGGGAGGTAATCAATGTCATTGATGGGCGGCGGCTGGGAACAATCAAAGATATTGACCTGGACCTGGAGGCCGGACGGGTAAAGGCTTTAATCGTACCCGGACAGGGAGGCAGGTTTTTTTTCTTTTTTGGCCGGGACGAAGATTTAATCATCCCCTGGGAAAACGTAGTTAAAGTAGGAATTGACGTTATCCTGGTAGAAAGTTATAGCTGCACGGCTCCTGTGCACCGGGAAAAATAG
- the pgeF gene encoding peptidoglycan editing factor PgeF: MAGLRAEQVIYDIIKARGGFSLAPLIRENINGIDCWREAFLEEQAPVRAYFSGRAGGCSQPPYDTLNLGLHVGDAPAAVLANRRRLAGALDLPLEEWVIGEQVHGNRVALVGRQDAGRGAGELATALPGVDALVTAAPGVTLVAFFADCVPLYLVDPVRGIIGLAHAGWKGTVLQVGTRVVARMVAAYNSDPAELLAAIGPAIGPCCYQVDHRVAGAVKEHLPWAGEVLTPDGPGHYRLDLPRANYLELLAAGLKPEHITSAGLCTCCRAGTFFSYRAAGGPTGRQAALLSLLR, from the coding sequence GTGGCCGGGCTGCGTGCCGAACAGGTGATTTATGATATAATAAAGGCCAGGGGTGGTTTTTCTTTGGCTCCCTTGATCAGGGAAAATATTAATGGGATTGACTGCTGGCGAGAGGCCTTCCTCGAGGAACAGGCGCCGGTCCGGGCTTATTTCAGCGGCCGGGCCGGAGGCTGCAGCCAGCCCCCCTATGATACTTTGAACCTGGGTTTGCACGTGGGTGATGCCCCGGCAGCGGTACTGGCCAACCGGCGCCGGCTGGCGGGGGCCCTGGACCTGCCCCTGGAGGAGTGGGTAATCGGCGAGCAGGTCCATGGTAACAGGGTGGCCCTGGTGGGACGGCAGGATGCCGGCCGGGGTGCCGGGGAATTGGCTACGGCCCTGCCGGGTGTTGATGCCCTGGTGACCGCTGCACCGGGGGTTACCCTGGTGGCCTTTTTTGCCGACTGCGTACCCCTTTACCTGGTGGACCCGGTAAGGGGTATTATAGGCCTGGCCCACGCCGGCTGGAAGGGCACGGTCTTACAGGTGGGAACCCGAGTGGTGGCCAGGATGGTGGCAGCATATAACAGTGACCCCGCCGAACTCCTGGCAGCCATCGGACCGGCCATCGGGCCCTGCTGCTACCAGGTAGATCACCGGGTGGCGGGGGCAGTCAAGGAGCATCTCCCCTGGGCCGGCGAAGTTTTAACGCCCGACGGGCCCGGCCACTACCGCCTGGACCTTCCCCGGGCCAACTACCTGGAACTCCTGGCCGCAGGACTAAAGCCGGAGCATATTACCAGCGCCGGTCTCTGTACCTGCTGCCGGGCCGGCACCTTTTTCTCTTACCGGGCGGCTGGTGGCCCTACCGGGCGCCAGGCAGCATTATTATCCCTCTTGAGGTAG
- a CDS encoding HlyD family efflux transporter periplasmic adaptor subunit, with amino-acid sequence MRPAYNPALPARPRQRRRRGRFILPVLGLMLFALAAWLGCQQVVKAIAWHFLKVERVDYGVLEDTLPLEVFIAREEEVLVAPATGALVPVVPEGERVPVGATIARLLPVAAAPPGQGPLEIKASFPGQVSYHTDGLEKALQPASLGNINYQELKRLVELAGPVTAEGQVKAGTAIGRLVNNLAPLAVYAPLADFPPGWQAGKRVNLKLPGSGDEVRASITRLQDEGRQKAVLMTIASWDERWLKPRRLEVAAVLNRYRGIILPAAALSSGPGGAKGVYLLGDRGIKWQPVSIEGQVGDRVAVRGLEAGTEVVVTPGLVRWLRN; translated from the coding sequence ATGAGGCCAGCTTATAATCCAGCCCTCCCGGCCCGGCCACGGCAACGCCGGCGGCGGGGGCGTTTTATCTTGCCGGTCCTGGGCTTGATGCTTTTTGCCCTGGCGGCCTGGCTGGGTTGCCAGCAGGTCGTTAAGGCCATTGCCTGGCACTTTTTAAAGGTCGAACGGGTTGATTACGGCGTCCTGGAGGACACCCTCCCCCTGGAGGTTTTTATTGCCAGGGAAGAGGAGGTCCTGGTAGCCCCGGCCACGGGGGCCTTAGTCCCGGTAGTACCAGAAGGGGAGCGGGTACCGGTAGGAGCTACCATTGCCCGGCTTTTACCCGTGGCAGCCGCACCGCCAGGGCAGGGTCCCCTGGAAATCAAAGCCTCCTTTCCCGGCCAGGTTTCCTACCACACCGACGGCCTGGAAAAGGCCCTGCAGCCGGCCAGCCTGGGCAATATCAATTACCAGGAACTAAAGCGCCTGGTGGAACTGGCCGGCCCGGTGACGGCGGAGGGCCAGGTGAAAGCCGGTACGGCCATCGGCCGCCTGGTCAACAACCTGGCTCCCCTGGCCGTGTATGCCCCCCTGGCAGACTTCCCCCCCGGCTGGCAGGCAGGCAAAAGGGTAAATCTTAAATTGCCGGGGTCCGGGGACGAGGTCCGGGCCAGCATTACCCGGTTGCAGGATGAAGGCCGGCAGAAGGCCGTCCTCATGACCATTGCCTCCTGGGACGAGCGCTGGCTTAAACCCCGCCGGCTGGAAGTAGCTGCGGTATTGAACCGTTACCGGGGGATAATATTACCGGCTGCTGCTTTGAGTAGCGGGCCAGGGGGAGCAAAGGGGGTCTACCTCCTGGGGGACCGGGGGATCAAATGGCAGCCGGTTAGCATTGAAGGCCAGGTAGGGGACAGGGTGGCCGTCCGGGGCCTGGAAGCCGGGACGGAAGTGGTTGTCACCCCTGGTCTGGTCCGGTGGCTGCGTAATTAG
- a CDS encoding YggS family pyridoxal phosphate-dependent enzyme has product MVNLAENIALVRERMAAAARRSGRRPEEITLVAVTKTIPPERIQEAVSLGLKDLGENRVQELLAKQPYITGGNWHLIGHLQRNKARQVWDKVCLIHSIDSLELARELDRRAMAAGRRVNILLEVNVAGEESKFGLAPEAVIPFVREITGFTGLRLLGLMTVAPLVKEAEEVRPVFRRLAELRREVEALHLPGVDMHYLSMGMTNDFEVAIEEGANLVRIGTAIFGPRV; this is encoded by the coding sequence ATGGTTAACCTGGCAGAAAATATCGCCCTGGTACGGGAAAGGATGGCCGCTGCCGCCCGCCGCAGCGGGCGGCGGCCGGAAGAGATAACCCTGGTGGCGGTGACGAAAACTATTCCCCCGGAGCGCATCCAGGAGGCCGTAAGTTTAGGTCTCAAAGACCTGGGGGAAAACCGGGTCCAGGAACTCCTGGCCAAGCAGCCCTACATAACCGGTGGCAACTGGCACCTGATCGGTCATCTCCAGCGCAATAAAGCCCGCCAGGTATGGGATAAGGTGTGCCTGATCCATTCCATTGACAGCCTGGAACTGGCCCGGGAACTGGACAGGCGGGCCATGGCTGCCGGGCGCCGGGTTAATATCCTCCTGGAGGTTAATGTGGCCGGGGAGGAGAGTAAATTTGGCCTGGCACCTGAAGCGGTAATCCCCTTCGTGCGGGAAATCACGGGGTTTACAGGCCTCCGCCTTCTGGGCCTGATGACAGTAGCTCCCCTGGTAAAGGAGGCCGAAGAGGTGCGGCCTGTTTTCCGCCGGCTGGCAGAGTTACGGCGGGAAGTGGAAGCCCTGCACCTGCCGGGGGTGGACATGCATTACCTTTCCATGGGTATGACCAACGATTTTGAAGTAGCCATTGAAGAAGGAGCCAATCTGGTGAGAATTGGCACGGCCATCTTTGGTCCCCGGGTATAA
- a CDS encoding cell division protein SepF, with product MAFWDGLLNWLGYGHEEDAPVTDNLVKEPELRPTPPNTGKAKLVSLPTARQALRLVIARPQSFDQAANLAENLKNYRPVIVNVEALPVDEAKRIIDFLSGATYALGGRVRRVTSGIFLFTSSNIDLSGDLEEQVTGGSNWLEAAGRK from the coding sequence ATGGCCTTTTGGGATGGATTACTTAACTGGCTGGGTTACGGCCATGAAGAAGATGCCCCGGTCACAGACAACCTGGTCAAGGAACCGGAATTGCGCCCAACCCCTCCTAACACCGGGAAAGCTAAGCTGGTAAGCTTACCGACAGCACGCCAGGCCCTGCGCCTGGTTATTGCCCGGCCCCAGTCCTTTGACCAGGCGGCAAACTTAGCGGAGAACCTGAAAAACTACCGGCCGGTAATTGTCAACGTGGAAGCCCTGCCCGTCGATGAGGCCAAGCGGATTATCGACTTTTTAAGTGGTGCTACCTATGCCCTGGGCGGGCGGGTGCGCCGGGTAACGAGCGGCATCTTTTTATTTACCTCCAGCAATATTGATTTGAGCGGTGACCTGGAAGAGCAGGTGACAGGCGGAAGCAACTGGCTGGAAGCAGCCGGCCGCAAGTGA
- the proC gene encoding pyrroline-5-carboxylate reductase, which produces MEGNIGFLGAGAMGEALIRGLVQGRVVPPERILAYDIRRERLQELQQTYGLQAVTGREELVRKADIIILAVKPQNVKEALAGLEVGKGKLVISIIAGITLAGLATYLGEVPVVRVVPNTPALVGEGMTALAANKFVRPEALEEAMAIFRSVGRVMVLPEEQLNAVTGLSGSGPAYIYMLIEALADGGVRQGLTRPVALELAAQTVLGAARMVLATGEHPGVLKDKVTSPAGTTIAGLAVLEDRGMRGAIIRAVEAATLRAESLSKE; this is translated from the coding sequence ATGGAGGGTAATATTGGCTTTTTGGGCGCCGGCGCCATGGGCGAGGCACTGATTCGTGGCCTGGTGCAGGGCCGGGTGGTACCACCGGAGAGAATCCTGGCTTACGACATCCGCCGGGAAAGGCTACAGGAACTGCAGCAAACTTATGGCTTGCAGGCCGTGACCGGCAGGGAAGAACTGGTAAGAAAGGCTGATATCATCATCCTGGCCGTCAAACCCCAGAATGTGAAGGAGGCCCTGGCAGGCCTTGAGGTCGGGAAGGGGAAACTGGTAATCTCCATTATTGCCGGCATTACCCTGGCCGGGCTGGCAACTTACCTTGGGGAAGTGCCAGTAGTGCGGGTGGTGCCCAATACTCCCGCCCTGGTAGGGGAGGGTATGACTGCCCTGGCAGCCAACAAATTTGTCCGGCCGGAAGCCCTGGAGGAGGCCATGGCTATTTTCCGCTCCGTCGGCCGGGTCATGGTTTTACCGGAGGAACAGCTCAATGCCGTCACCGGTTTGAGCGGCAGCGGGCCGGCCTATATTTATATGCTTATTGAAGCCCTGGCCGACGGCGGCGTGCGCCAGGGGCTTACCCGGCCGGTGGCTTTAGAACTGGCGGCCCAGACCGTCCTGGGAGCGGCGCGGATGGTGCTGGCTACCGGCGAACACCCGGGGGTCCTGAAGGATAAAGTAACTTCGCCGGCGGGAACCACCATCGCCGGCCTGGCCGTCCTGGAAGACCGGGGTATGCGGGGAGCCATCATCCGGGCGGTGGAGGCAGCCACCCTCCGGGCCGAGAGTTTAAGTAAGGAGTAG
- a CDS encoding YggT family protein, translating to MPTLAILIRVAFEVLNWLIIARILISWFPHDPYHPVMRFIYEVTEPVLAPFRRLMPRTSIPIDFSPIIAVLVLQLVERLLISFILRLG from the coding sequence ATGCCAACTTTAGCAATCTTAATTCGAGTCGCCTTTGAGGTGTTAAACTGGCTGATTATTGCCCGCATCCTCATATCCTGGTTTCCCCATGACCCCTATCACCCCGTTATGCGTTTTATTTACGAAGTTACCGAACCGGTCCTGGCCCCCTTTCGCCGCCTCATGCCGCGGACCAGTATCCCCATTGACTTTTCCCCCATTATCGCCGTCCTGGTTTTACAGCTGGTTGAACGCCTGCTCATCAGTTTTATTCTGCGCCTGGGATAG
- a CDS encoding DivIVA domain-containing protein: MLTPLDINKKEFHRSFRGYSCEEVDEFLEQVLRDYGQVFRENQELREKNLRLTEELERYARLEQTLKDALVMAQQTADEMRQNAQREASLILQEAENKAREILNQARLQVEKAERYQSDLEARAAAFKMRLRSFLQAQLELLATEEVAAAAVTDGQPAGIQDPHAANAAPSEG; the protein is encoded by the coding sequence ATGCTGACACCCCTGGATATCAACAAAAAAGAATTCCACCGGTCTTTTCGCGGCTACAGCTGCGAAGAGGTTGATGAATTCCTGGAGCAGGTCTTGCGGGACTATGGCCAGGTCTTCCGGGAAAACCAGGAGTTGCGGGAAAAAAACCTGCGCCTGACAGAGGAACTGGAACGTTATGCCCGCCTGGAACAAACCCTCAAGGATGCCCTGGTCATGGCCCAGCAAACAGCCGACGAAATGCGCCAGAACGCCCAGCGGGAAGCGAGCCTGATCTTACAAGAGGCGGAGAATAAAGCCCGGGAGATTTTAAACCAGGCCCGGCTGCAGGTGGAAAAGGCCGAGCGCTACCAGAGCGACCTGGAAGCCAGGGCCGCCGCCTTTAAAATGCGCCTGCGTTCCTTCCTCCAGGCCCAGCTGGAACTCCTGGCCACGGAAGAAGTGGCAGCCGCCGCCGTAACCGATGGGCAACCGGCTGGGATACAAGACCCTCATGCCGCTAACGCGGCACCATCAGAAGGATGA
- the ileS gene encoding isoleucine--tRNA ligase has translation MDYSKTLNLPRTDFPMRANLPQREPEILKFWEEHDIYRQVQEANKGKPKFILHDGPPYANGHIHLGHTLNKILKDIIVKYHSMNGYDAPYVPGWDTHGLPIEQQAIKDLGLNRHAIDVVEFRNRCRDYALKYVNIQREEFKRLGVRGDWEHPYLTLEPEYEAIQIGIFGEMAKKGYIYKGLKPVYWCTDCETALAEAEVEYGEKRSPSIYVKFPVVDPRGLFEAQGSFIVIWTTTPWTLPANVAIALHPEFKYVLVRVGDERYLMAAELYRQVLELLAIKDYQVVAAFTGAELEGVLCRNPLMERDSVVILGEHVTLEQGTGCVHTAPGHGLEDYEVGMRYNLPVLSPLDDRGYFTAAGGQFAGLFVEEANKAVVKELEARGALLHFSFIKHQYPHCWRCKHPVIFRATEQWFASVDGFRQQALAAIKEVKWIPAWGEDRIYNMVAERSDWCISRQRTWGVPIPIFYCVDCGKEIINDATISHLQELFREFGSNVWFAREAQELVPEGLKCPACGGREFRKETDIMDVWFDSGSSHAAVLTTRPELGWPADLYLEGSDQHRGWFNSSLSTAVATRGQAPYRQVLTHGFLVDEEGRKMSKSLGNGIDPADVIREKGADVLRLWVASADYRRDVAASPGIMQQLTEAYRKIRNTCRFLLANLYDYDPQKDRVSREEILEIDRWAMDKLQRLVARVTNAYNEYEFHVVYHSIHNFCAVDLSAVYLDIIKDRLYTWPAASRGRRSAQTVLYETINVLVRLLTPILAFTTEEIWRYLPATPGKPFSVQLAGWPQVQDEFLDDELQARWDKIFQVREVVTRALERARQEQGLGNSLNAAVHLYPDSGLYRFLQPLEGELATIFIVSLAVLHSPGVEAPATAFAAEDLPGLKVLVEMAPGEKCERCWMVSPTVGRDSDHPTLCERCAAVLRQA, from the coding sequence GTGGATTATAGTAAAACGCTAAATCTTCCCCGGACCGATTTCCCCATGCGGGCCAACCTGCCCCAGCGGGAGCCGGAGATCCTCAAATTCTGGGAGGAACACGATATTTACCGGCAGGTCCAGGAAGCCAACAAAGGTAAGCCCAAATTTATTCTCCATGACGGGCCGCCCTATGCCAACGGCCATATCCACCTGGGACATACTTTAAATAAAATCCTGAAAGACATCATCGTTAAATATCACTCCATGAACGGCTATGATGCCCCTTATGTTCCTGGATGGGATACCCACGGCCTGCCTATTGAGCAGCAGGCCATTAAGGACCTGGGGCTCAACCGCCACGCCATCGATGTTGTCGAGTTCCGCAACCGCTGTCGCGATTACGCCTTAAAATACGTCAACATCCAGCGGGAGGAATTCAAGCGCCTGGGCGTCCGGGGCGACTGGGAACACCCCTATCTCACCCTGGAGCCGGAATACGAGGCCATCCAGATCGGCATCTTTGGCGAGATGGCCAAAAAGGGCTATATCTATAAGGGACTCAAGCCGGTTTACTGGTGTACCGATTGCGAAACGGCCCTGGCCGAAGCCGAGGTGGAATACGGCGAAAAACGTTCGCCCTCTATTTATGTTAAGTTCCCGGTGGTCGATCCCCGCGGCCTTTTTGAGGCCCAGGGAAGCTTTATCGTCATCTGGACGACAACGCCCTGGACCTTACCGGCCAATGTGGCCATTGCCCTGCACCCGGAGTTCAAGTACGTCCTGGTCCGGGTGGGGGATGAACGCTATCTCATGGCAGCGGAACTTTACCGCCAGGTCTTGGAACTGCTGGCAATTAAAGATTACCAGGTGGTGGCTGCCTTCACCGGTGCTGAACTGGAAGGGGTTCTCTGTCGCAACCCCCTTATGGAGCGGGATTCTGTCGTTATCCTGGGCGAACATGTTACCCTGGAACAGGGTACCGGTTGCGTGCATACGGCCCCCGGCCATGGCCTGGAGGACTACGAAGTAGGTATGCGCTATAACCTGCCGGTACTCTCGCCCCTGGATGACCGGGGTTACTTTACCGCCGCAGGCGGTCAGTTTGCCGGCCTTTTCGTGGAAGAGGCCAATAAAGCCGTGGTCAAAGAGCTGGAAGCCAGGGGGGCCCTGCTGCATTTTAGTTTTATCAAGCACCAGTACCCCCACTGCTGGCGCTGCAAGCATCCTGTTATTTTCCGGGCTACGGAGCAGTGGTTTGCTTCTGTTGACGGCTTCCGGCAGCAGGCCCTGGCAGCCATTAAAGAAGTAAAATGGATCCCGGCCTGGGGCGAAGACCGCATTTACAACATGGTGGCCGAACGCAGCGACTGGTGTATCTCCCGCCAGCGGACGTGGGGCGTGCCCATTCCCATCTTTTACTGCGTAGACTGCGGTAAAGAAATTATCAACGATGCCACCATCAGCCATTTGCAGGAACTTTTCCGGGAATTCGGTTCCAATGTATGGTTTGCCCGGGAGGCGCAGGAACTGGTGCCGGAAGGGTTAAAATGCCCTGCCTGCGGTGGCCGGGAATTCCGCAAGGAAACGGATATCATGGACGTGTGGTTTGATTCCGGTTCCAGCCACGCCGCCGTGCTCACCACCAGGCCGGAGCTGGGCTGGCCGGCCGACCTGTACCTGGAGGGAAGTGACCAGCACCGGGGCTGGTTTAACTCCTCCCTGTCGACGGCAGTGGCCACCCGTGGGCAGGCCCCTTACCGCCAGGTACTGACCCACGGCTTTCTGGTAGATGAGGAAGGACGCAAGATGTCCAAGTCCCTCGGTAACGGCATCGACCCGGCGGACGTCATCCGGGAAAAGGGGGCCGATGTCCTGCGCCTGTGGGTGGCTTCGGCCGACTACCGGCGGGATGTAGCTGCTTCACCCGGCATCATGCAGCAGCTTACCGAGGCTTACCGCAAAATCCGCAATACCTGCCGGTTCCTGCTGGCCAACCTTTACGACTATGATCCCCAAAAAGATAGAGTAAGCCGGGAGGAAATCCTGGAAATAGACCGCTGGGCCATGGATAAACTCCAGCGCCTGGTGGCCAGGGTCACCAATGCCTACAACGAATATGAGTTCCATGTGGTTTACCACAGCATCCATAATTTCTGCGCCGTTGATCTGAGTGCCGTCTACCTGGATATCATCAAGGACCGCCTCTATACCTGGCCGGCCGCTTCCCGGGGGCGGCGTTCGGCCCAGACGGTACTTTATGAAACTATCAACGTCCTGGTACGACTGTTAACGCCAATACTCGCCTTTACCACGGAAGAAATCTGGCGTTATCTACCAGCAACTCCCGGAAAACCCTTCAGTGTCCAGCTGGCCGGCTGGCCACAGGTGCAAGATGAATTTCTGGATGACGAACTGCAAGCCAGGTGGGATAAAATTTTCCAGGTCCGGGAGGTTGTTACCCGCGCCCTGGAGCGGGCCCGCCAGGAGCAGGGCCTGGGCAATTCCTTAAATGCCGCCGTCCACCTTTACCCTGATAGCGGGCTGTACCGGTTCCTCCAGCCCCTGGAAGGGGAGCTGGCGACCATCTTTATTGTTTCCCTGGCAGTTTTACATTCCCCGGGGGTAGAGGCTCCGGCCACTGCCTTTGCCGCCGAGGACCTCCCGGGTCTCAAGGTCCTGGTGGAGATGGCTCCTGGTGAAAAATGTGAACGCTGCTGGATGGTCAGCCCCACCGTAGGCCGGGACAGCGACCATCCCACCCTGTGCGAGCGCTGTGCTGCTGTTCTGCGCCAGGCTTAA
- the pduL gene encoding phosphate propanoyltransferase translates to MEVPVGVSGRHIHLCREDLDALFGPGYELAVYRELSQPGEFAARETVTIVAPRGVLEGVRVLGPVRPYSQVEIAMTDGFRLGLKPPVRESGDLADTPGVAVVGPAGAINLRRGVILAARHIHMEEDRAKALHLHDDQRVQVWVPGIRGMILDNVIIRTSPHYRLELHLDTDEANAALLAGGDKVRILRP, encoded by the coding sequence GTGGAAGTTCCGGTGGGGGTTTCTGGTCGCCATATCCATCTCTGCCGGGAGGATCTCGACGCCCTTTTTGGCCCCGGTTATGAACTGGCAGTCTACCGGGAACTCAGCCAGCCGGGGGAATTTGCTGCCAGGGAGACGGTGACCATCGTCGCTCCCCGCGGCGTCCTGGAGGGGGTCCGGGTCCTGGGGCCGGTACGGCCCTACTCCCAGGTGGAAATAGCCATGACCGACGGCTTCCGCCTGGGACTAAAGCCGCCGGTACGGGAATCCGGTGACCTGGCTGATACGCCGGGCGTCGCGGTGGTCGGGCCGGCCGGAGCCATCAACCTGCGCCGGGGGGTTATTTTAGCGGCCCGCCATATCCACATGGAAGAAGACCGGGCTAAGGCCCTCCACCTCCATGACGACCAGCGGGTCCAGGTTTGGGTGCCCGGGATAAGAGGTATGATCTTAGATAATGTAATTATCCGGACCAGCCCCCACTACCGCCTGGAGCTGCACCTGGATACCGACGAGGCCAATGCCGCCCTGCTGGCCGGTGGCGATAAGGTTAGAATCCTGCGACCATAA
- a CDS encoding DUF5665 domain-containing protein, with the protein MAETESGAAFLAEKVQQLITTIEKANVAEWIELYHRPWRLLYLNFAAGVARGLGIAVGFTILGAIVIYIIRELALLNLPVIGKLIAEIVRMVQQQI; encoded by the coding sequence TTGGCCGAAACAGAGAGCGGGGCTGCTTTCCTGGCGGAAAAAGTGCAGCAGCTCATCACCACCATCGAAAAAGCCAACGTCGCCGAGTGGATCGAACTCTACCACCGACCCTGGCGGCTCCTGTACTTGAACTTTGCCGCCGGGGTAGCCAGGGGTCTGGGTATAGCCGTGGGTTTTACCATCCTGGGCGCCATTGTGATCTACATCATCCGTGAACTGGCCCTGCTCAACCTGCCGGTCATTGGTAAACTCATTGCGGAAATTGTTCGTATGGTCCAGCAACAAATTTAG
- a CDS encoding TraR/DksA C4-type zinc finger protein: protein MDQQSLEHFRQKLLEEKKRLEEQIDTFNSGGLRESLLESTQELSRYDNHPGDLGSEEFERSKDLALRDNARIQLQKIDDALESIQEGTYGYCRVCGREIPRERLEAIPETTLCLQCRQKIEGTGDINRRPIEEQVILPPFGGQFSDPYQKHPDEEEAIMYDGEDTWQDLARTIEHASESRSGAYFGPLDLDEDQGYVEPVEGIPYFKGADGMFYEDTGAYIDDEGAPEKKVIGDAGWDLQK, encoded by the coding sequence TTGGACCAACAATCCCTGGAGCATTTTCGCCAGAAATTGCTGGAGGAAAAGAAAAGGCTGGAAGAACAAATAGATACCTTTAACAGCGGGGGATTGCGGGAGTCCCTGCTGGAGTCCACCCAGGAGCTTTCCCGCTATGATAACCACCCGGGAGATCTCGGTAGTGAAGAATTCGAGCGCAGCAAAGACCTGGCCTTGAGGGATAACGCCCGCATCCAGCTGCAAAAGATAGACGATGCCCTGGAGAGCATCCAGGAAGGGACCTACGGCTACTGCCGGGTGTGCGGGCGGGAGATACCCCGGGAACGGCTGGAGGCCATCCCGGAAACTACCCTGTGCCTGCAGTGCCGCCAAAAAATTGAAGGGACAGGAGACATTAACCGGCGCCCCATTGAAGAACAGGTCATCTTGCCTCCCTTTGGCGGCCAGTTCTCTGACCCGTATCAAAAACACCCGGATGAGGAAGAAGCCATCATGTATGACGGTGAAGACACCTGGCAGGACCTGGCCCGGACTATTGAACACGCTTCGGAATCCCGCAGCGGGGCCTACTTTGGCCCCCTGGACCTGGATGAAGACCAGGGTTATGTTGAGCCGGTAGAAGGCATCCCTTATTTTAAAGGTGCCGACGGCATGTTTTATGAAGATACCGGGGCCTACATTGATGACGAAGGGGCCCCGGAGAAAAAGGTAATTGGCGATGCCGGCTGGGACCTTCAAAAGTAG